CTGGTCCATGCCGGCGCTGAATACCTGGATGCCGAGGTGGTAGTGGATGGCAAGCTGATCACCTCCAGAGTTCCCGATGATCTGCCAGCGTTCTGCCGTGAGATCATTGCAGCCCTGGCATGAGCCGAGATGCCCTGAGCTGCAGGCCTCGAGTGAGTTTGCGGAAAAGTGGTTCGATAGTTGCAAAGCGTTTTACCCGCAAGCAGGGCAATATGCAGATACACTGCAACGGCGGGTCGCGCAGGTGGGGTAGGCCATTACTGACTGAAAGGGAGCTGGACGATCAATAGTAGTTGGATGGGGTGAGTGAAGGGACTCGAACCCTCAGCCTCCGGGGCCACAACCCGGTGCTCTAACCTGTTGAGCTACACCCACCATCAAAAAGGGCAGGCCCTCGCCTGCCTCTTTTTTAGTAGCACATTGCCAAAATCATGGCAAGAAAATTTTCGTGACGGATGAGACGGTCTTCAGCAGCTGTGAAGGAGGATAATGGTGAAAGCATATCTAGTTACAGGGGCTGCCGGATTTATCGGCTTCCACGTCAGCCAGTCTCTGCTGCAGCGGGGGGAGCGAGTTATCGGTCTGGACAATCTCAATGACTACTACGATGTTTCTCTCAAAGAAGCCCGACTGCGGCAGCTAGAGGAACATCCCTCTTTTGTCTTCCATCGAATCGACCTGGCAGACCGGGGTGCCCTGACCGAGCTCTTCTCGCGACACTCTATCGAAGTGGTATGCAACATGGCGGCCCAGGCCGGGGTTCGCTATTCCCTGGAAAACCCCTTTGCCTACGAACGCTCTAACCTTGAGGGCTTTCTCAACCTGATACACCTGTGCAAGGAGCACAAAGTGGAAAACTTCGTCTATGCCTCGTCGTCCTCTGTTTATGGCAATAACAAGAAAGTGCCCTTCAGCATCAAGGACAACGTGGATCAGCCGATTTCACTATATGCTGCTACCAAGAAAGCCAACGAACTGATCGCCCACACTTACAGCCATCTCTACGGGCTGCCCTGCACTGGGCTGCGGTTGTTTACAGTGTACGGTCCCTGGGGGCGGCCGGACATGGCTCTCTTCATCTTCACCAGAGCAATTCTCAAAGGCGAGCCCATTGAGGTCTACAATTACGGCAAGATGAAGCGGGATTTTACCTATATCGACGACATCGTCAAAGGCATCATAGCCAGTCTGGATAGACCGACGCCCTACGCCATTTATAACCTGGGAAATTCTCGGGCCGAAGACCTCCTCTATTTCATCGAGTGCATCGAAAATGCCCTGGGGAAAAAAGCGGAAAAAAAGCTTCTTCCTATGCAGCCTGGAGACGTGCCTGAAACCTTTGCTGACATTGCCGAAAGCAAGCGCGATCTCGGTTTTGAACCCACTGTAAGAATCGAGCAGGGGATCAACCGCTTTGTTGAGTGGTACCTTTCCTATTATGGCAGTGGGGCGCCCGCATCAGGAGAGGGGCACTAGAGGAGAGGGTGTCTTGCGGCGAAGTATTCCGAAGTTGCAGGGAGTATGCCGTGCTGCTGACATCAAGAGCCTGTCTGCTGCCAGGCATGTCGCAGGCTGGCAGCGATCTTCTCAATACATCGTTGCAGCAAATCCTCATAGTTCAGGCTGCGGTTGAAGCTGTGGTAGAGAAATGACCTTCCCACAAGACCTGGCCGTGAGTTGGCCTGCGCCTGCCACACGCGGGCGCCGTTGCTCAGGTCCAGCAGTGAAGCGGTCACCTCCACTTCCTTGAAAGTGCTCATGCTTCCCGGGTAATTGGATTGTTCGATTGATCCCGGCTTGAAAAAGAGGGAATCTCGGTTGTTGTCGATGCTGTCTACAGATGGAGTGGCAGGATTTAGGATTATCTCGTCCCTGGCTCCCATGAAGCTGACAGCAATCTGCAGCAGCGCCTGGTAGCCCCGCTGTTTGAGATTTTCCTTGATATCGGCAGACGCAGCGAAATTACTCACGTCGCTCAGACCGACGCAGTCAATCCCTTCACTCTGGAGGGCAGCTACGGCCTTTTTCTCCAGGCTCAAACGTTGGTCTCCACGCAACTTGTTGCTGGGGTCGGCTGCCACCACCAGTATTCCTTCGGTAATGACGGGTGGAATTTTTTGCTGGCTCGATCTGAGTTCCGTCCGGACATAGCAGCCGAAAAGGATGAGCAAGCAAAAGCTTAGTAAAGCGGCTTTGGCTCTGACACTCTTCACTTTTCTTTGTCCCTCCATCAAAAATAAAATAGCATGAACCTGCCCCACTCGCAACCGATAGTGAAGCAAATGCAGCAATCTCGAGCCGCCGCCAGGCCAATTGAACAGAGCATCTCAACTGCCCTTTGTTTTCCAGCCAGTTCACAGTCTTAAAAAGAAAGGATTTGCCTCAAAATCGATTCCAGTGTAGCATCACTATGTGGTCTCTTTCTCCGGTCTGGTGATGAGGCGACTCTACAGCCTTTTGAGGTGGGAGGAATTTGCATGGTTGAATCAGAGGTGAAAGGCATCAGGGAAAAGAGGAGATGCCCTCGCGTCCGCTCCCTCTATCTCACTTCTTACACTCCCAAAAAAGATAATCGGCAATTGTATATTGTTTCCATAGGGAGAACCCTGGATGTGAGCGAGGGCGGCGCCAAGGTGGAGACGCACAGGGAGCTTGCCGAGGGAACCGAGGTCGATCTCGATATCGCTGTGGGAGAAAAACTTATCTCTGCCCGTGGGGAGGTGGTGTACACCGAGAAGCTGCGGAACGGCATGTTTGGCACCGGCATACGTTTCACTTCCATGGCCTCCGATGACCGGCGCAGTTTAAAAGGGTAAGAGACGATTCCAGAGACAGGTTTCCGCGAAATTGCAACGCCAGCTGCCAATGTCGCCGCCTTTGAGAAAAGCCTTGACTGTGGAACTGTCCTGTGCTAGAGATTCCCGTCTTCGTAAAATAAAAAAGCAAATCCATCTCCTTGCTCCAGGCTTGACTGGGGCTGCATAAACCGAAAGGAGCACCTCATGAGACGCTACGAGACCCTTTTTATCGTCGCCCCCGACTGTTCAGAGGAAGACTTCAGCTCTATTGGAGACAAGTTCACTGGCATCATTGGCAGCATGAACGGTGTGCTGATCGAGTACAAGGATCAGGGAATGAAGAAGCTGGCCTATGATATTCGCAAATACGGCAAAGGCCACTACGTGCTCATGGAATATGCCGGCCTGCCGGAGCTAGTTAATGAACTGGAGCGGAACATGCGGCTAGACGACAAGATCCTCAAATATATTACAGTAAAGCTCGCCGATGAAGTGGACCTGGAAGAGTTCAAGGCTGCGGCACCGGAGCCAGAACCGGAAAAAGAAAAAGTTGACAGCACCACCGGGACAGCGGCGGCAAAAGAGACCGCCGCTGCCGCAGGGGAAGAAGAGCAGGAGCAGGCCGGGGCAGAGAGCGATGAAGGTGCAGCTGAGGAAGTGCAAGAGGCTGTGGCCAGTAGCGGCAGTGAGAAAGCATCATAGCAGGCGTCATCAGGAAAACAGGAGGAGGGTACAGTGGCTTATAGGAGAAGAAGGCGCGCCTTTCCTCGGCGCAAGGTGTGCCGTTTTTGTGCGGACTCGAGCCTCAAGATTGATTACAAGGATCCCCGCATGTTGAAATACTTTATCACCGAGCGGGGCAAGATCATCCCCCGACGAATTTCAGGCAACTGTGCCCGCCATCAGCGGCAAGTGACGACTGCCATCAAGCGCGCCAGACACATTGCCCTGATGCCGTACACTACGATACAGCCGCACTAGCCGTTGCACTGACAGATTGCCAGACGCTTGCGCCACCTTCTCGTCAGCAGCAGAGGGATTTCCTGGCCTGATGCACAGCTGGGGGGTGGCTGCAGCATTCCCCAGTTTTCCAGGAAGTCGAGCAAGGCTGCTTTCAACCCCAAAGGCATGTGATTTTTTCGTTTGAGGTGAACAATTTTTGTGGCTAGGCTGAACGGAGGTTGAATACTCATGAAAGTCATCCTCAAAGAGGATATCCCGAAGCTTGGTAGAATTGGTGATACAGTGGAGGTAGCCAAGGGCTACGGGCGCAATTATCTGATTCCACAGGGAAAGGCCCTGTTGGCCACTACCAGGAATTTGAAGGCCCTGGAACACGAACGCCGCTTGCTGCAGCGAAAAGCGGAGGCACAGCGTGCTGAGGCCGAAGGGGTGGCAAACAAGATCAGTCAACTGACCCTCACTCTGACCCGGAAGGCAAGGGATGACGACAAGTTATATGGCTCAGTTTCTTTCACGGATTTGCTCAATGCTCTCGAGGAGCACGGCATAGCCTTGGAGCGCAAACAATTGAAGTTGACTGAACCTATAAAAATGCTGGGCGAGCACAAGGTGCCAATCAAAGTTCACGATGATGTGACAGCCGAACTCACCGTTCAGGTCCTGCGGGAAGAGTAGCAGAAGTAAGTGATCATCACCCTGCCTGGACACCAGTGTGTCCTTTGATCAGTTACAAGTCGAGACCATGAACGACCAAAGTGATGAAACCAGAAGGATCCCACCTCACAATATTGAGGCAGAGCAATCTGTTCTGGGCGGCATCCTCATTGATAACGAAGTACTCCCTGGTGTGCTCGAAATTCTGGCAGGCGACGAATTCTATCGGGCGGCACACCGCACCATCTTTGCAGCAATAATATCGCTGTTTGCCAGGAATGAACCCTGCGATCTGATTACTCTCACCGACCATCTGCGGAACCAGAAAAAGCTAGAAGAAATAGGCGGGGCCAGTTATCTGGCCTCCCTTACCGACAGCGTGCCCTCAGCAGCAAACGTTGTCTATTATGCTCGTATAGTGAGCGAAAAGGCACTGCAGCGGGCCCTGATCGCCAGGGCCACCGAGATTGTTGCCAGCGGTTTCGACAGCGGGCTTTCTGTGGATGATCTTCTTGACCGCGCCGAGCAATCGATCTTCCAGGTCAGCGAAAAGCGCATCAACCCCTCTTTTTTTCACATCAAAGAAATCGTCAAGCA
This is a stretch of genomic DNA from Deltaproteobacteria bacterium. It encodes these proteins:
- a CDS encoding NAD-dependent epimerase encodes the protein MVKAYLVTGAAGFIGFHVSQSLLQRGERVIGLDNLNDYYDVSLKEARLRQLEEHPSFVFHRIDLADRGALTELFSRHSIEVVCNMAAQAGVRYSLENPFAYERSNLEGFLNLIHLCKEHKVENFVYASSSSVYGNNKKVPFSIKDNVDQPISLYAATKKANELIAHTYSHLYGLPCTGLRLFTVYGPWGRPDMALFIFTRAILKGEPIEVYNYGKMKRDFTYIDDIVKGIIASLDRPTPYAIYNLGNSRAEDLLYFIECIENALGKKAEKKLLPMQPGDVPETFADIAESKRDLGFEPTVRIEQGINRFVEWYLSYYGSGAPASGEGH
- a CDS encoding PilZ domain-containing protein is translated as MVESEVKGIREKRRCPRVRSLYLTSYTPKKDNRQLYIVSIGRTLDVSEGGAKVETHRELAEGTEVDLDIAVGEKLISARGEVVYTEKLRNGMFGTGIRFTSMASDDRRSLKG
- the rpsF gene encoding 30S ribosomal protein S6: MRRYETLFIVAPDCSEEDFSSIGDKFTGIIGSMNGVLIEYKDQGMKKLAYDIRKYGKGHYVLMEYAGLPELVNELERNMRLDDKILKYITVKLADEVDLEEFKAAAPEPEPEKEKVDSTTGTAAAKETAAAAGEEEQEQAGAESDEGAAEEVQEAVASSGSEKAS
- a CDS encoding 30S ribosomal protein S18, which encodes MAYRRRRRAFPRRKVCRFCADSSLKIDYKDPRMLKYFITERGKIIPRRISGNCARHQRQVTTAIKRARHIALMPYTTIQPH
- a CDS encoding 50S ribosomal protein L9, yielding MKVILKEDIPKLGRIGDTVEVAKGYGRNYLIPQGKALLATTRNLKALEHERRLLQRKAEAQRAEAEGVANKISQLTLTLTRKARDDDKLYGSVSFTDLLNALEEHGIALERKQLKLTEPIKMLGEHKVPIKVHDDVTAELTVQVLREE